In one Excalfactoria chinensis isolate bCotChi1 chromosome 17, bCotChi1.hap2, whole genome shotgun sequence genomic region, the following are encoded:
- the CCDC57 gene encoding coiled-coil domain-containing protein 57 isoform X3, producing MLHVVVKQLHELRANYNKLKEDFVYNLHILEERDKELQSYDATFSRLKTCESAQQAEISNLKVQLDQLEQLLVKERRKRAALHYRYQQNLGDNLELEQFCRAKNSHTNHQHEQRVSLRHCMDRKLQELQGELDCQKQTFQSDDKSYLREDIPGSEVQKLQEQNANLRAVIAQMRKEMESLDEQTPSSGPQREQSVHGHTAGISPVTAAVPMGRAEGSLCTDRVSGRTMLSNMNGSSGSSGCVGNPGTEKGSNNRVMDKEVMDFGSASANCCPGGGVQHGVCCTPQGTPNKLKEAVRTKSVLSQEKQQLIEMGNRLRTDLGMMLKEGLWHPTSPKLCTVCVGSGGLSPRELVRRTQCQLSALRHLQHQLITQELQFAKEQHLSRISSLIARPISMGEKAPSSCGEETEPLSAEVQLDSSAGNYGPKQQKATAASSEVPSQPPKDSPGQAQQVWISSPGAHSSCQGERKRVKLDA from the exons ATGCTGCACGTTGTTGTGAAGCAGCTGCACGAGCTGCGTGCCAATTATAACAAATTAAAAGAGGATTTTGTCTATAACCTCCACATTTTGgaagaaagagataaagagCTACAATCCTATGATGCCACGTTCAGTCGTCTGAAAACATGTGAAAGCGCTCAGCAGGCGGAGATTAGCAACCTTAAAGTACAGCTGGATCAACTGGAGCAACTTCTGgtcaaagaaaggagaaaaagagctgCACTTCATTATCGCTACCAGCAGAACCTCGGAGATAACTTAGAGCTGGAGCAGTTTTGCAG gGCAAAGAACAGTCACACCAACCATCAGCATGAGCAGCGCGTGAGCCTGAGACACTGCATGGACAGAAAGCTCCAAGAGCTGCAAGGGGAGCTCGATTGTCAGAAACAG ACATTTCAATCTGATGACAAAAGTTATCTCAGGGAAGATATCCCTGGCTCGGAAGTCcagaagctgcaggagcagaatgCCAACCTTCGGGCTGTTATTGCAcagatgaggaaagaaatggagagcCTCGATGAGCAAACACCATCTTCAGGGCCTCAGAGAGAGCAAAGTGTCCATGGCCACACTGCAGGCATCTCGCCGGTCACTGCTGCTGTCCCGATGGGAAGGGCTGAAG GTTCACTCTGCACAGACCGAGTTTCAGGGAGAACCATGTTGAGCAACATGAATGgcagctcaggcagctcaggTTGTGTAGGAAACCCAGGCACAGAAAAG GGATCAAATAACAGAGTTATGGACAAAGAGGTGATGGATTTTGGCTCCGCCTCAGCTAACTGCTGTCCTGGTGGTGGTGTTCAGCATGGAGTCTGCTGCACGCCGCAAGGAACACCAAATAAACTGAAGGAAGCAGTGAGAACAAAGTCAGTTCTGAgccaagagaagcagcagctgattGAAATGGGAAACAGACTCAGAACAGACCTTGGAATGATGTTAAAGGAAG GACTGTGGCATCCTACGAGCCCAAAGCTCTGCACAGTTTGTGTTGGCTCTGGTGGCCTTTCTCCAAGAGAGCTCGTCAGAAGAACACAGTGTCAGCTTTCAGCTTTAAGGCATCTGCAACACCAGCTCATAACTCAG GAGCTGCAGTTTGCAAAGGAACAGCATCTCTCCCGGATCTCTTCTTTAATTGCCCGCCCCATCTCAATGGGAGAAAaagctcccagcagctgtggagaagaaacagaaccGTTGTCTGCTGAG GTTCAGCTCGATTCCTCTGCTGGAAATTATGGGCCAAAGCAACAAAAGGCAACTGCTGCATCCTCAGAGGTTCCAAGTCAGCCACCCAAGGACAGCCCTGGTCAAGCCCAGCAGGTCTGGATTTCTTCACCTGGAGCGCACAGTTCGTGCCAAG
- the SLC16A3 gene encoding monocarboxylate transporter 4 gives MGAVVVDDGPSGVKAPDGGWGWAVLFGCFIITGFSYAFPKAVSVFFKELIREFGIGYSDTAWISSILLAMLYGTGPLCSVCVNRFGCRPVMLVGGLFASMGMVIASFCTSIVQIYLTAGVITGLGLALNFQPSLIMLNRYFDKRRPLANGLSAAGSPVFLCALSPLGQILQHEYGWRGGFLILGGMLLNCCVCGALMRPLEPPKKSEATKEASEKKAKKKLLDFSVFKDGGFVIYTLAASIMVLGLFVPPVFVVSYAKDLGYQDTKAAFLLTILGFIDIFARPICGMVAGLKWVRPRCVYLFSFAMIFNGFTDLMGSMSVDYGGLVVFCIFFGISYGMVGALQFEVLMAIVGTQKFSSAIGLVLLAEAMAVLIGPPSAGKLLDLTRRYMFVFIIAGIEVTTSALVLALGNFFCIKKKPAEPHTKEAAAEREELNKSEDKTPADAKVDSIEVEQFLKDEPEKNGEVVTNPETCV, from the exons ATGGGAGCAGTGGTAGTTGATGATGGTCCGTCTGGCGTCAAAGCCCCCGAtggaggctggggctgggctgtcctCTTTGGCTGTTTTATCATCACAGGATTCTCCTACGCCTTTCCAAAGGCGGTCAGTGTCTTCTTCAAAGAACTGATCCGGGAATTTGGCATTGGGTACAGTGACACCGCGTGGATTTCCTCCATCCTGTTGGCCATGCTTTATGGAACAG GTCCGCTCTGTAGTGTGTGCGTCAATCGCTTTGGCTGCCGCCCGGTCATGCTGGTAGGTGGCCTCTTTGCCTCCATGGGGATGGTGATAGCCTCCTTCTGCACGAGCATCGTTCAGATCTACCTCACCGCAGGGGTGATCACCG GTTTGGGTCTGGCACTCAACTTTCAGCCTTCGCTCATCATGTTAAACCGTTACTTTGACAAACGCCGCCCCCTGGCCAACGGGCTgtctgctgctgggagcccagTGTTCCTTTGTGCCCTTTCACCGCTGGGGCAGATACTACAACACGAGTATGGCTGGAGAGGAGGATTCCTTATACTGGGTGGGATGCTGCTTAACTGTTGTGTATGTGGAGCACTAATGAGACCTCTGGAGCCACCCAAAAAATCTGAAGCTACCAAAGAAgcttctgagaagaaagcaaagaaaaaactcCTGGATTTCAGCGTGTTTAAAGATGGCGGTTTTGTGATCTACACGCTAGCGGCATCTATCATGGTGCTCGGCCTCTTTGTTCCCCCAGTTTTTGTTGTGAGTTATGCCAAGGATTTAGGGTATCAGGAcaccaaagctgcttttcttctgacgATTCTGGGATTTATTGATATCTTCGCTCGTCCAATTTGTGGAATGGTGGCTGGTCTCAAGTGGGTTAGGCCGCGCTGTGTCTACCTCTTCAGTTTTGCTATGATTTTTAATGGCTTTACAGATCTCATGGGCTCCATGTCTGTTGATTACGGTGGCCTGGTGgtcttctgcattttctttggcATTTCTTATGGAATGGTAGGTGCTCTTCAGTTTGAAGTTCTCATGGCTATTGTTGGCACTCAGAAGTTTTCCAGTGCTATTGGCTTGGTGCTCCTGGCAGAAGCAATGGCAGTTCTCATCGGTCCGCCGTCAGCAG GAAAGCTCTTGGATCTAACACGGAGGTACATGTTTGTCTTCATTATTGCTGGAATTGAAGTTACCACCTCAGCGCTGGTATTGGCCTTGGgaaatttcttctgcattaagaaaaaacCAGCAGAACCACAcacaaaagaagcagcagcagaaagagaagaattaaACAAATCGGAAGACAAAACTCCCGCGGATGCCAAGGTGGACTCTATTGAGGTGGAGCAGTTCCTAAAAGATGAGCCTGAAAAAAACGGCGAGGTCGTAACTAACCCAGAAACCTGTGTGTGA
- the LRRC59 gene encoding leucine-rich repeat-containing protein 59, whose protein sequence is MARGGGKASSLKDKLDGNELDLSLCGLSEVPVRELAALPKATVLDLSCNSLVSLPSDFCSLTHLVKLDLSKNRLQQLPVDFGRLVSLQHLDLLNNRLVTLPVSFAQLKNLKWLDLKDNPLDPVLAKVAGDCLDEKQCKQAAVRVLQHMKVIQSEQDQERQRKLQAEREMEKKREAEQRAREAQERELRKREKAEEKERRRREYDAQRAAKQEVEKKTKKETAQTRKPASSSRPPQPVRHKHSWSRSVLRVLLLVLLCILCTLAVCKLTELQHQPLCVGVNTLYEDVVAAVQNHKTLQNMLQQNSQQ, encoded by the exons AtggcgcggggcggcggcaaGGCGAGCAGCCTGAAGGACAAGTTGGACGGCAACGAGCTGGACCTGAGCCTGTGCGGTCTGAGCGAGGTGCCGGTCAGGGAGCTG gCTGCGCTTCCGAAAGCAACCGTGCTGGATTTGTCCTGTAACAGCCTGGTTTCCTTGCCG tcAGATTTCTGCAGTTTGACACACCTGGTGAAACTGGACTTGAGTAAAAATCGGCTCCAACAGTTGCCCGTGGACTTTGGGCGCCTGGTCAGCCTGCAGCACCTGGACCTGCTGAACAACCGTCTGGTCACCCTGCCCGTCAGCTTTGCACAGCTCAAG AACCTGAAGTGGCTGGATCTGAAGGACAATCCCCTGGATCCTGTTCTAGCTAAAGTAGCCGGAGACTGCCTGGATGAGAAGCAGTGCAAGCAGGCTGCGGTCAGG GTACTGCAGCACATGAAAGTGATCCAGTCCGAGCAGGATCAAGAAAGGCAACGGAAGCTCCAAGCAGAGCGAG aaatggaaaagaagcgTGAAGCAGAACAGCGAGCCAGGGAGGCTCAGGAGAGGGAACTGAGGAAGCgagagaaggcagaagaaaaggaacGCAGAAGGAGGGAATACgatgctcagagagctgcaaaacaggaggtggaaaagaaaactaaaaaggaGACTGCGCAGACACGAA AGCCTGCCTCCAGTTCTCGCCCACCTCAGCCAGTCCGGCACAAGCACTCGTGGTCACGGTCGGTGCTGAGGGtgttgctgctggtgctgctctgcatcctcTGCACTTTGGCTGTCTGCAAATTGACCGAGCTGCAACACCAACCACTGTGTGTCGGTGTGAACACTCTCTATGAAGACGTAGTTGCTGCTGTGCAAAACCACAAAACCCTGCAAAACATGCTACAGCAGAACTCGCAGCAGTGA
- the EME1 gene encoding crossover junction endonuclease EME1 has translation MAAEGSDEDLPALAALLQPLPAAGGSAPARGSSPPLRRGSGVVVLSSDSEDEVEIAPLSERLGRRLRPGGPTREAAGLRPPPLCGGDAAAGRGLRHSDGRLVAARTERAAPKAAVLPEGGASVSPGDAFGPGRPSLPPAAPETERREGPPGSGERAEASPPPKKPKYSQEERRVICQAAWQRRKDREARNKQQAEEKERKKALAKALKAQRPGECQKYITVVLDPALLQVEGGAQIRAALQSANYSCVVESQAVPCSITWRRKSVLSQVESTGQTEDGNEWTEEPNLLVLLGLKEFLSMVHSYKQEARGCAEQKETLQSFVARVMEKMPGKILALTVVEVEKYFRCLRAQSKKRLQQTTVNRSQAEDWGDQRKKQVKDPGLEITRLDVEDALVDLQLCTRVQVTFFESWEELGEFATMFTKAVAEAPFKREQQNTGFSFYLENKWCRGVKVDHSGKGLLEVWKRQIQQFNRVSEEMAEAVVSAYPSPQLLVQAYSRCSSEQERENMLANIPVRRGTGVTATYRRVGPDLSRRIYLQMTSHDPDLYLDVTG, from the exons ATGGCGGCCGAGGGCAGCGATGAGGACCTGCCGGCTCTCGCCGCTCTGCTGCAGCCGCTGCCCGCAGCCGGCGGGTCGGCCCCCGCCAGGGGCTCGTCTCCCCCGCTGAGGCGAGGAAGCGGCGTCGTGGTGCTGAGCAGCGACAGCGAGGACGAGGTGGAGATCGCTCCGCTGTCGGAGCGGCTCGGGCGGAGGCTGCGGCCCGGCGGGCCCACACGGGAGGCTGCGGGTCTGAGGCCTCCCCCGTTGTGTGGCGGGGACGCTGCTGCGGGACGCGGCCTTCGGCACAGCGACGGGCGGCTGGTGGCTGCGCGCACGGAACGGGCTGCGCCGAAAGCCGCGGTGTTACCCGAGGGAGGAGCTTCCGTCAGCCCGGGTGACGCGTTCGGACCTGGGCGACCCTCGTTACCGCCGGCAGCTCCTGAGACCGAACGGCGTGAGGGGCCTCCGGGAAGTGGAGAACGGGCAGAAGCTTCTCCCCCTCCGAAGAAGCCCAAGTACAGCCAGGAGGAAAGGCGGGTGATTTGCCAGGCGGCCTGGCAGAGGAGAAAGGACCGGGAAGCGCGGAACAAGCAGCAAGCcgaggaaaaagaaaggaagaaagcccTCGCCAAAGCGCTGAAAGCTCAGCGGCCGGGGGAGTGCCAGAAATACATCACCGTGGTGCTGGATCCAG CTCTCTTGCAGGTGGAAGGTGGCGCGCAGATCCGCGCTGCTTTGCAGTCTGCAAATTATTCCTGTGTGGTTGAGAGCCAGGCTGTTCCCTGCAGCATTACCTGGAGGAGGAAGTCAGTCTTGTCTCAG GTTGAGAGCACTGGGCAGACTGAGGATGGTAATGAATGGACAGAAGAGCCAAATCTCCTGGTTCTGCTTGGCTTGAAAGAGTTCCTGTCCATGGTTCATAGCTACAAGCAA GAGGCCCGGGGCTGTGCAGAACAGAAGGAGACTTTACAGAGCTTTGTAGCTCGTGTGATGGAAAAAATGCCTGGGAAAATTCTGGCTCTCACAGTTGTTgaagtagaaaaatatttcag ATGTCTCAGGGCTCAGTCAAAAAAGAGACTGCAACAGACAACAGTGAATAGAAGCCAGGCAGAAGACTGGGGAGatcagaggaagaaacaagTTAAGGATCCTGGCCTGGAGATAACCAGACTGGATGTGGAAGAT GCCTTGGTGGATTTGCAGCTTTGCACGCGTGTCCAAGTCACTTTTTTTGAGAGCTGGGAGGAACTTGGAGAGTTTGCCACTATGTTCACAAAAGCTGTAGCTGAAGCACCATTCAA ACGAGAGCAGCAGAATACAGGATTCTCTTTCTACCTAGAGAACAAGTGGTGCAGAGGTGTGAAAGTGGATCATTCTGGAAAGGGTCTCCTGGAAGTTTGGAAGAGGCAAATACAACAATTTAACCGGGTCAGCGAGGAGATGGCTGAGGCTGTTGTGTCTGCATACCCTTCTCCTCAGCTTCTAGTCCAG GCCTACAGTAGGTGCTCCTCAGAGCAGGAGCGGGAAAACATGCTGGCAAACATCCCTGTGCGCCGCGGTACCGGTGTGACGGCCACCTACCGCCGGGTTGGACCAGATCTTTCCAGACGAATCTATCTGCAGATGACCTCCCACGATCCTGATCTCTATTTGGATGTCACTGGGTAG